One genomic segment of Vulpes vulpes isolate BD-2025 chromosome 2, VulVul3, whole genome shotgun sequence includes these proteins:
- the SEC16A gene encoding protein transport protein Sec16A isoform X12, with protein sequence MQPPPQAAPSGVIGPPPAGTPQSMFWSNRPYRRQANNNTPVTPITCPLQPVTDPFAFSRQALQSTSLGSSSKNSLPILQGPAPAAFPQRPGLPVPHTNAGDTPQGPVSQPRADGGLFSSVLTPSAPLESELNRSADGAPSSEPEVQTLPCPQYIPGVGPDGSHGGHPPINLPGPDRPLSTQNPHDGAPVLAPPPFIPQPHQPMPGHWGPGQSSPQPSGQHYWPRPEGPVQNAVPHASSVPHFPAPSNPHHGPGHEQLNPLMPLPGPLASDGSNEAAYLQSGNHSTSNFDPENAFRQNSQAGNTRVSQELRPSPGVNKEQLPDLALINPLTQGNSPESHLHYPPGAGTTRALPEVDSGALSMFFQGGETENEENLSSEKTGSAGQCDFDGFSPSPALGHAPAHMGAGSIYQAFPKGSSSEATQPGGHPQPYFSQSAGAQPDRPTTANAAVTLWGSTANAGTHAASSSQSENVEDLEFIQNQEVLPSEPLSLDPSTLSDQVRYGPLPRPAIPRLGVVGLAGGGGPNLEAPDSAPHPVRSDSVSSSYSSKSHRNSSSAARPQELVGTFIQQEVGKPEDESSGSFFKQIDSSPVGGETNGTTMSQNHHSSLSQPSTPSPPKPTGIFQTSANSSFEPVKSHLVGVKPVEADRANVVGEVRGTAAYQKQRRPTAALPDTSPGNLEQPPDNIETLFTLQACSPPFTVPVEAGPGLVHTTGPPLETVLLAAEKRPLARAQGAVKCESPVTTLWAQNELPDFGGNVLLAPAAPALHVPVKPQPSEVIQPPDEGMSAPQARQPGSGLPLQSGDSIGASENLENPPKMGEEEALPSQVTKDAQDQCGLERAQQEPAPPPPQGPKAACSEPSNPGSPPIQGQPQNSVPPPASPAPADTGQQLPPPRPPRSSSASVVSTSSSQAAVRSDQHWLQPPPPDLASYYYYRPLYDGYQSHYPSPYPPDPGTVSLYYQDIYGLYEPRYRSYDSAAPAYADSYRYPEPERPSSRASHCSDRPPARQGYPEGYYSSKSGWSSQSDRYADCYSGQYDYGDPGRWERYHYGSRFRDPRTCDRRYWYDAEYDPYRKESYAYGDRTERYDDPWRYDPRFTGSFDDDPEPHRDPYGEDVDRRSVHSERSAQSLRSSFSSHSRQSQVYRNHGVTAASYEAPPPPGSLPGDYAYGAYGSNFGSAQGFPEYGYPAEGGWPATEQAPSRPTSPEKFSVPHVCARFGPGGQLIKVIPNLPSEGQPALVEIHSMETLLQHTPEQEELRSFPGPLGKDDTHKVDVINFAQNKATKCLQNENLIDKESASLLWNFIVLLCRQNGTVVGTDLAELLLQDHKTVWLPGKSPNEANLIDFTNEAVEQVEEEESGEAQLSFLTDSQAASSSALEKETERFRELLLYGRKKDALESAMKNALWGHALLLASKMDSRTHARVMTRFANSLPINDPLQTVYQLMSGRMPAASTCCGDEKWGDWRPHLAMVLSNLSSNVDVESRAMATMGDTLASKGLLDAAHFCYLMAQVGLGVYTKKTTKLVLIGSNHSLPFSKFATNEAIQRTEAYEYAQSLGAQTCSFPNFQVFKFIYSCRLAEMGLATQAFHYCEVIAKSILLQPHKYSPVLISQLAQIASQLRLFDPQLREKPEEESFVEPAWLTQLHRVDKQVKEGATVWSQDGTFPQRCPSTPSSEAGHFDGPALAQPGGPGTSNPLLAPPVPSAEHFGQGVRLLPSAPSTLPASQPAVPARVPLFPVLPPEGPVELGPGCGPQGAALGFPEPSGPDPVAPYLGPGLPPGVPPLQGSEQEARTQDPGVLPPEALGRNSLLELREEGFGGKFANLGPSRMSQDSEVPPGWECASSGALQPPLTSAPEVKRPTQAARKEAKEPKKSSESWFFRWLPGKKRTEAYLPDDKNKSIVWDEKKNRWVDVNEPEEEKKAPPPPPASLPKVPLAGPPGPGGPPRASVNMFSRKAAGARARYVDVLNPGGPQRSEAAPAPAEFFAPLAPLPIPPHLFGPNADAEEAPPAEGAAGGSANPEPVSEPQVFSSAAALPGPELPPAREDSSQGGELSRCSSMSSLSREVSQHFYQAPSDHAPAGGVPGPAVPFYSPAPFAQASATSGGSRMGRTGQRKYPVLS encoded by the exons ATGCAGCCACCACCCCAGGCAGCCCCATCAGGCGTGATTGGGCCACCTCCAGCTGGGACTCCTCAGAGCATGTTCTGGTCCAACAGACCGTATAGGAGACAGGCAAATAATAACACACCCGTGACTCCAATAACTTGCCCACTGCAGCCGGTGACGGATCCATTTGCTTTTAGTAGACAGGCGCTACAAAGTACATCATTGGGCAGTTCATCCAAAAACAGCCTGCCCATTTTGCAAGGCCCGGCCCCAGCAGCGTTCCCTCAGCGCCCTGGTCTGCCTGTGCCTCACACAAATGCTGGGGATACCCCCCAAGGACCTGTGTCACAGCCCAGAGCAGATGGTGGTCTGTTTTCCAGTGTGTTGACTCCTTCAGCACCATTGGAGTCAGAGTTGAACCGGAGTGCCGATGGTGCTCCCAGCTCAGAACCCGAAGTTCAGACTCTGCCGTGTCCTCAGTACATTCCAGGAGTGGGTCCTGACGGTTCCCACGGGGGGCATCCACCCATAAACCTGCCTGGGCCTGATAGGCCCCTGAGTACGCAGAACCCGCACGATGGTGCTCCAGTGTTAGCACCGCCCCCTTTCATCCCTCAGCCTCATCAGCCGATGCCAGGCCATTGGGGCCCAGGGCAGAGCAGCCCACAACCCTCAGGTCAGCACTACTGGCCCCGCCCAGAAGGACCTGTTCAGAATGCGGTGCCCCATGCCTCCAGTGTTCCTCACTTCCCTGCTCCGTCCAACCCGCACCATGGTCCTGGCCACGAGCAGCTCAACCCACTGATGCCTTTGCCAGGGCCCTTAGCCAGTGATGGAAGCAACGAGGCAGCCTACCTGCAAAGTGGAAACCACTCAACAAGTAACTTTGATCCTGAAAATGCATTCAGGCAAAATTCTCAAGCTGGGAATACTCGGGTGAGCCAGGAGCTCAGGCCAAGTCCAGGAGTGAATAAAGAGCAGTTGCCAGACCTTGCTCTCATTAATCCCCTCACTCAGGGAAATAGCCCAGAAAGCCATTTGCACTATCCCCCGGGGGCTGGGACCACCCGGGCCCTGCCAGAAGTGGACTCGGGAGCTCTCTCTATGTTTTTCCAAGgtggggagacagaaaatgaggaGAACCTCTCATCTGAAAAAACTGGCTCTGCTGGTCAGTGTGACTTCGATGGCTTCTCCCCCAGTCCTGCACTCGGTCATGCTCCTGCCCATATGGGAGCAGGTAGCATTTACCAGGCCTTTCCCAAAGGTTCCAGCAGTGAGGCCACGCAGCCAGGAGGGCATCCACAACCTTATTTTTCTCAGTCTGCAGGTGCCCAGCCTGATAGACCCACCACAGCAAATGCTGCCGTCACCCTGTGGGGCAGCACAGCCAATGCAGGTACGCACGCTGCCAGTAGCTCACAATCTGAGAACGTGGAAGACCTTGAATTCATTCAGAATCAGGAAGTCCTGCCAAGTGAGCCTCTGAGCTTGGACCCTTCCACCCTGAGTGATCAGGTCAGATATGGGCCCCTTCCCAGGCCAGCCATCCCCAGGCTCGGTGTTGTGGGCCTTGCTGGAGGCGGGGGCCCAAATCTCGAGGCACCGGATTCAGCACCGCACCCTGTACGATCTGATAGCGTGTCATCCAGTTACAGCAGTAAGAGCCACAGGAATTCTTCGAGTGCAGCCAGGCCCCAAGAATTGGTAGGTACTTTCATTCAGCAAGAAGTTGGAAAACCTGAAGATGAGTCTTCGGGAagtttttttaagcaaatagaTTCTTCTCCTGTGGGAGGTGAGACAAACGGGACCACCATGAGCCAGAATCACCACAGCAGCCTGTCTCAGCCCTCAACCCCTAGCCCCCCAAAACCCACTGGGATATTTCAGACAAGTGCAAATAGTTCATTTGAACCAGTGAAATCCCACTTAGTTGGAGTAAAACCAGTTGAGGCCGATCGGGCCAATGTGGTGGGTGAGGTGAGAGGAACCGCTGCCTACCAGAAGCAGCGCAGACCCACTGCTGCCCTACCTGACACCTCCCCCGGCAACCTGGAGCAGCCGCCAGACAACATAGAGACCCTGTTCACACTCCAGGCCTGTTCTCCGCCCTTTACTGTACCCGTGGAGGCCGGGCCTGGGCTCGTGCACACCACTGGACCACCCTTGGAAACTGTGCTTCTGGCAGCTGAGAAAAGGCCTTTGGCCAGAGCCCAGGGAGCTGTGAAGTGTGAGAGCCCAGTGACGACGTTGTGGGCGCAGAACGAGCTGCCAGATTTTGGAGGCAACGTCCTTCTAGCCCCAGCTGCTCCTGCATTGCATGTGCCTGTGAAACCACAGCCATCTGAAGTGATTCAGCCTCCAGATGAGGGCATGTCTGCTCCGCAGGCCCGGCAGCCAGGCTCCGGCCTCCCTCTGCAGAGTGGGGACAGCATCGGTGCTTCTGAGAACCTCGAGAATCCTCCCAAGATGGGAGAAGAGGAGGCGCTCCCGTCACAG GTGACAAAAGATGCTCAGGACCAGTGTGGCCTAGAGAGAGCCCAGCAGGAGCCCGCACCGCCTCCCCCACAAGGGCCCAAAGCAGCATGTTCAGAACCTTCAAACCCAGGAAGTCCACCCATACAGGGACAGCCCCAAAACTCGGTCCCACCACCTGCAAGTCCAGCTCCGGCTGACACGGGTCAGCAGTTGCCGCCGCCGCGGCCACCTCGGTCCTCCAGCGCATCTGTTGTGTCCACCAGCTCGAGCCAGGCAGCTGTGCGGTCGGACCAGCACTGGCTGCAGCCGCCACCTCCAGACTTGGcatcttattattattacagaCCCCTGTATGATGGCTACCAGTCCCATTACCCATCGCCCTACCCGCCGGATCCTGGCACGGTCTCCCTCTATTACCAG GACATCTACGGCCTGTATGAGCCCAGGTACAGGTCCTACGATAGCGCGGCGCCTGCTTATGCTGACAGCTACCGCTACCCCGAGCCTGAGCGACCCAGCTCCCGAGCAAGTCACTGCTCAGACCGGCCACCTGCCAG GCAGGGGTACCCCGAAGGTTACTACAGTTCCAAAAGTGGATGGAGCAGTCAAAGTGACCGCTATGCAGATTGTTACTCTGGCCAGTATGATTATGGAG ACCCAGGTCGCTGGGAGCGGTACCACTATGGTTCCAGATTCCGGGATCCCCGCACCTGTGACCGGAGGTATTGGTATGATGCTGAATACGATCCATACAGGAAAGAAAGCTATGCTTATGGCGACAG gaccGAGAGGTATGATGACCCCTGGAGATATGACCCTCGCTTCACTGGCAGTTTTGACGATGACCCCGAGCCCCACAGGGACCCTTATGGGGAAGACGTGGACAGGCGCAGTGTGCACAGCGAGCGCTCGGCCCAGAGCCTGCGCAGCAGCTTCAGCTCCCACTCCCGTCAG AGTCAGGTTTACAGAAATCATGGTGTGACTGCTGCTTCCTACGaggccccgcctccccccggcTCCTTGCCTGGCGATTATGCCTACGGCGCCTATGGCAGCAATTTTGGCAGTGCCCAGGGCTTCCCAGAGTACGGCTACCCTGCTGAAGGTGGCTGGCCTGCCACGGAGCAAG CTCCATCAAGACCAACTTCCCCGGAGAAGTTCTCCGTGCCTCATGTCTGTGCCAGGTTCGGTCCTGGGGGGCAGCTCATTAAAGTGATCCCAAATCTGCCTTCCGAAGGACAGCCTGCGCTGGTTGAGATTCACAGCATGGAG ACCTTGCTGCAGCACACGCCGGAGCAGGAGGAGCTGCGCTCGTTCCCAGGACCGCTTGGCAA AGATGATACCCATAAAGTGGATGTTATTAATTTTGCACAGAATAAAGCTACAAAGTGTTTGCAGAATGAAAATTTAATTGACAAAGAGTCTGCAAGTCTTCTTTGGAATTTTATCGTTCTCTTGTGCAGACAGAATGGG ACTGTGGTGGGAACAGACCTTGCGGAGCTTTTGTTACAAGACCACAAAACCGTGTGGCTTCCTGGGAAGTCACCCAACGAGGCCAACCTGATTGATTTTACTAACGAGGCTGTGGAgcaagtggaggaggaggagtccGGGGAGGCCCAGCTCTCGTTTCTCACTGACAGCCAGGCAGCCAGCAGCAGTGCTCTTGAGAAGGAGACCGAGAGGTTCCGGGAGCTGCTGCTATATGGCCGCAAGAAG gatGCTTTAGAGTCTGCGATGAAGAATGCCTTATGGGGTCATGCTCTGTTACTTGCAAGTAAGATGGATAGCCGGACACACGCCCGCGTCATGACCAG GTTTGCCAACAGTCTTCCCATCAACGACCCTCTGCAGACAGTGTACCAGCTGATGTCAGGGCGGATGCCTGCCGCGTCCACG TGTTGCGGAGATGAGAAGTGGGGAGATTGGAGGCCACATCTTGCTATGGTTTTGTCCAACCTGAGCAGCAATGTGGATGTGGAGTCCAGGGCAATGGCCACCATGGGTGACACTCTGG CTTCAAAAGGTCTCTTAGATGCTGCACACTTTTGCTACCTCATGGCCCAGGTCGGATTGGGAgtttatacaaagaaaaccacaaaactcGTCTTAATTGGATCGAACCACAG TTTGCCGTTTTCAAAGTTTGCAACAAATGAAGCTATTCAGAGGACAGAAGCCTATGAATATGCCCAGTCTCTTGGGGCACAGACCTGCTCCTTCCCCAATTTCCAG GTGTTCAAGTTCATCTACTCATGCCGCCTGGCTGAGATGGGGCTGGCCACACAGGCCTTCCACTACTGCGAGGTGATTGCCAAGAGCATCCTGCTGCAGCCCCACAAGTACTCGCCCGTGCTCATCAGCCAGCTGGCTCAG ATTGCATCCCAGCTGCGGCTCTTTGACCCACAGCTGAGAGAGAAGCCGGAGGAGGAGTCCTTTGTTGAGCCTGCCTGGCTGACCCAGCTGCACCGCGTGGACAAGCAGGTCAAG GAGGGTGCCACAGTGTGGAGTCAGGATGGGACCTTCCCCCAGCGCTGCCCCAGCACACCGAGCTCCGAGGCAGGGCACTTTGATGGCCCAGCGCTCGCCCAGCCAGGGGGCCCGGGCACCAGCAATCCGCTACTGGCGCCGCCCGTGCCCAGCGCTGAGCACTTTGGCCAGGGTGTGCGGCTGCTGCCTTCAG CTCCGTCAACGCTccctgccagccagccagccgtCCCTGCCAGGGTGCCACTGTTCCCGGTGCTGCCACCTGAGGGCCCTGTTGAGCTGGGGCCTGGCTGTGGACCCCAAGGGGCTGCCCTTGGCTTTCCAGAGCCCTCTGGGCCTGACCCTGTGGCTCCGTACCTGGGGCCTGGCCTGCCACCTGGCGTGCCACCTCTGCAGGGAAGTGAGCAGGaggccaggacccaggacccag GGGTGTTGCCACCAGAGGCGCTTGGTAGAAACTCACTTCTGGAGCTGAGAGAAGAGGGTTTTGGTGGAAAATTTGCTAATCTG GGCCCCTCCAGGatgtcccaggactctgaggtcccTCCAGGGTGGGAGTGTGCCAGCTCAGGTGCTCTGCAGCCGCCACTGACGTCCGCTCCCGAAGTGAAGAGACCTACACAAGCAGCCAGGAAAGAGGCCAAGGAGCCTAAGAAG AGTAGTGAATCCTGGTTCTTCCGTTGGCTCCcggggaaaaaaaggacagaagcTTATTTGCCAGACGACAAGAACAAATCG ATCGTCTGGGATGAAAAGAAGAACCGGTGGGTGGATGTAAATGAGCCGGAGGAGGAG AAGAAGGCTCCGCCCCCACCACCAGCCTCGCTCCCCAAGGTTCCGCTTGCTGGGCCCCCTGGTCCTGGAGGGCCCCCGAGGGCCTCTGTGAACATGTTTTCTAGGAAAGCAG CTGGAGCCAGAGCACGCTACGTGGACGTTTTAAACCCAGGGGGCCCTCAGCGGAGCGAGGCAGCTCCTGCTCCTGCAGAGTTTTTTGCTCCTCTTGCCCCGCTCCCGATTCCTCCTCACTTGTTTGGACCAAATGCAG ATGCAGAGGAAGCCCCGCCTGCGGAGGGGGCCGCAGGGGGTTCGGCCAACCCAGAACCTGTCTCAGAGCCCCAG GTGTTTAGCTCGGCGGCAGCACTCCCCGGTCCTGAGCTCCCACCTGCCCGTGAGGACAGCTCCCAAGGAGGAGAG